In Sulfuricaulis sp., the following proteins share a genomic window:
- a CDS encoding rhodanese-like domain-containing protein: MGESRTGVREISIEEFDEMIENHDDLLILDVREVAEFRRGHIPGALQISREILERATDDANRSWLDGLLEARQKSLVLCSQDGSCSAASADKLQEMGFEKIYSLAGGINRWEAQGFALVRE, translated from the coding sequence ATGGGTGAATCTCGTACCGGTGTGCGCGAGATCAGCATCGAGGAATTCGACGAGATGATCGAAAACCACGACGACCTGCTGATCCTGGACGTGCGCGAAGTCGCGGAATTTCGTCGCGGACATATACCCGGCGCACTACAGATTTCACGCGAAATACTGGAAAGAGCGACAGATGACGCCAACCGCTCGTGGTTAGATGGATTGCTCGAGGCACGTCAAAAATCGTTGGTACTCTGCAGCCAGGACGGTTCATGCAGCGCCGCGTCAGCGGACAAGCTTCAGGAAATGGGATTTGAAAAAATATACAGCCTCGCCGGCGGAATCAACCGCTGGGAGGCGCAAGGTTTCGCGCTGGTCAGAGAATAA
- a CDS encoding thioredoxin domain-containing protein, which produces MSTPTHTNHPGNRLIHETSPYLQQHAHNPVDWYPWGAEALERARRENKPILVSIGYSACHWCHVMEHESFEDEEVARVMNELFVCIKVDREERPDLDKIYQTAHQILAQRPGGWPLNMFLTPDDQMPFFGGTYFPKTAKHGLPAFTDLLRHVAEVYAKKPDAIREQNLSLRDIFGRLQPPGPAPGVHLGPEVLDQAHAELQNQFDARYGGFGKAPKFPHPTSLELCLHRWAHSTHNGAEDKDALHMARHTLTAMAHGGLYDQVGGGFCRYSVDERWEIPHFEKMLYDNAQLLMLYVDAWLATGESLFQRIAVETAEWVMREMQSPEGGYYSALDADSEGHEGKFYVWTADEIRKLLTPAEWDVVEQRFGLPDTPNFEGQWHLNVRADHAAIADRFQCPEDEVVARLESAREKLYAAREQRVRPGRDEKILTSWNGLMIQSMAHAGRALERPDFIASAERAMDFIRTQLWRDQRLLATHKDGKSHLNAYLDDHVFLIAAALELLQAGFRRSVLDFSIALADSVLEHFEDEIHGGFYFTGDDHEKLVYRPKPVSDDAIPSGNGVAALVLGRLGHLTGNFNYLHAAERTLEALYSGMLQQPSTHGALLLALEEQLSPPQTVVLRGTAEAMRPWQTIASGHYHPHRVLLAIPANAENLPGILAERTARNVVTAYVCAGHACSAPVSELAEFETALK; this is translated from the coding sequence ATGAGCACACCCACACACACCAATCATCCCGGCAATCGGTTGATTCACGAGACCAGCCCGTATCTCCAGCAACACGCGCATAACCCGGTGGACTGGTACCCCTGGGGCGCGGAAGCGCTGGAGCGGGCGCGGCGTGAAAACAAGCCGATCCTGGTTTCCATCGGCTACTCGGCGTGTCACTGGTGCCATGTGATGGAACATGAATCCTTCGAGGACGAAGAAGTCGCGCGCGTGATGAACGAGCTTTTCGTGTGCATCAAGGTGGATCGAGAGGAGCGTCCCGATCTCGACAAGATTTATCAGACCGCGCACCAGATCCTGGCGCAACGCCCCGGCGGCTGGCCGCTCAACATGTTCCTCACGCCCGACGACCAGATGCCGTTTTTCGGCGGGACCTATTTCCCCAAGACAGCCAAGCATGGCTTGCCCGCTTTTACCGACCTGCTGCGTCACGTGGCCGAGGTCTACGCGAAAAAACCGGATGCCATCCGCGAACAGAACCTTTCCCTGCGCGATATCTTCGGGCGTCTGCAACCACCGGGACCCGCGCCCGGCGTGCACCTTGGCCCGGAAGTGCTTGATCAGGCCCATGCTGAATTGCAAAACCAGTTCGACGCACGCTACGGAGGATTTGGGAAAGCTCCCAAGTTCCCGCACCCCACGTCGTTGGAATTATGCCTGCATCGCTGGGCACACAGCACCCACAACGGCGCGGAGGACAAGGATGCCCTGCACATGGCGCGGCACACGCTGACGGCCATGGCCCACGGCGGGCTCTACGATCAGGTCGGTGGCGGCTTCTGCCGCTATTCAGTGGACGAGCGCTGGGAAATTCCGCATTTCGAAAAGATGCTGTATGACAACGCGCAGTTGCTGATGCTCTATGTCGATGCCTGGTTGGCCACCGGCGAATCACTGTTCCAGCGCATTGCCGTCGAAACCGCCGAATGGGTGATGCGGGAAATGCAGTCGCCCGAGGGCGGTTACTATTCGGCGCTGGATGCCGACTCCGAAGGGCACGAGGGCAAATTTTACGTCTGGACGGCGGATGAAATCCGGAAATTGCTGACGCCGGCAGAATGGGACGTGGTGGAACAGCGCTTCGGTCTGCCGGACACGCCGAATTTCGAGGGCCAATGGCACCTCAACGTACGCGCCGACCATGCCGCCATCGCCGACCGCTTCCAGTGCCCGGAAGACGAGGTGGTCGCGCGCCTGGAGTCGGCGCGGGAGAAACTGTACGCCGCGCGCGAACAGCGCGTTCGTCCCGGACGCGATGAAAAAATTCTTACCTCCTGGAACGGACTCATGATCCAGTCCATGGCGCACGCCGGCCGGGCGCTGGAGCGGCCCGATTTTATCGCCTCCGCCGAGCGCGCGATGGATTTCATCCGTACGCAGCTGTGGCGCGACCAGCGTCTGCTGGCCACTCACAAGGACGGCAAGTCACATCTCAACGCCTATCTGGACGATCACGTGTTCTTGATTGCGGCGGCACTCGAATTACTGCAGGCCGGTTTTCGCCGCTCCGTTCTGGATTTTTCCATCGCGCTGGCGGACAGTGTGCTCGAACACTTCGAGGATGAAATTCACGGCGGTTTTTATTTCACTGGCGACGATCACGAAAAACTTGTCTACCGTCCCAAGCCGGTATCGGATGACGCCATCCCCTCCGGCAACGGTGTCGCCGCGCTGGTGCTCGGACGACTCGGTCACCTGACCGGCAATTTCAATTATCTGCATGCCGCCGAGCGCACTCTGGAGGCGCTGTATTCGGGCATGCTGCAACAGCCTTCCACGCACGGGGCACTGCTGCTGGCGCTGGAGGAACAGCTCTCACCGCCACAGACAGTCGTGCTGCGTGGAACGGCCGAGGCAATGCGGCCATGGCAGACCATCGCCAGCGGGCATTATCATCCGCATCGGGTGCTGCTGGCGATACCGGCCAACGCTGAAAATCTGCCCGGTATTCTGGCCGAACGCACGGCCCGAAACGTCGTCACGGCCTATGTCTGCGCCGGGCATGCCTGCTCCGCGCCAGTCAGCGAGCTGGCAGAATTTGAAACAGCGCTAAAATAA
- the lgt gene encoding prolipoprotein diacylglyceryl transferase: protein MLAPDIDPVAIHLGPLKVHWYGLMYLIGFLGAWWLGVYRAKRPNSGWQPQEVADFIFYGALGVILGGRLGYVLFYNLAYYSNHPLEVFYIWSGGMSFHGGLLGVICAMWLYARKTRRTFFVIADFVALLTPLGLGAGRLGNFINHELWGRATDVPWGMVFPGAGPLPRHPSQLYEFMLEGIALFVILWIYARKPRPTSAVSGLFLLCYGGFRFLVEFAREPDAHLGYLAFDWVTMGQVLSLPMVLFGFWLMWRAYRNKA, encoded by the coding sequence ATGCTCGCACCCGATATTGATCCCGTCGCCATTCACCTCGGTCCACTCAAGGTGCACTGGTATGGACTGATGTACCTCATCGGCTTCCTCGGCGCCTGGTGGCTGGGCGTGTATCGTGCGAAGCGCCCCAATTCCGGTTGGCAGCCACAAGAAGTCGCTGATTTCATTTTCTATGGCGCGCTCGGCGTCATTCTGGGTGGCCGGCTCGGCTATGTCCTTTTCTACAATCTTGCCTATTACAGCAACCATCCGCTGGAGGTGTTTTACATCTGGTCCGGTGGCATGTCGTTTCACGGCGGCTTGCTCGGCGTCATCTGTGCCATGTGGTTGTATGCACGTAAAACGCGTCGCACGTTTTTTGTTATCGCTGATTTTGTTGCGCTGCTGACGCCGCTTGGTCTCGGCGCGGGTCGACTCGGCAATTTCATCAACCACGAACTCTGGGGACGTGCCACCGATGTTCCGTGGGGCATGGTGTTTCCCGGCGCCGGGCCACTGCCACGACATCCTTCGCAACTATATGAGTTCATGCTGGAAGGGATCGCACTTTTTGTCATTCTGTGGATTTATGCGCGCAAGCCACGCCCAACGTCCGCTGTTTCAGGATTGTTTCTGCTCTGTTATGGCGGGTTCCGGTTCCTGGTGGAATTTGCCCGCGAACCGGACGCGCACCTGGGCTATCTGGCCTTCGACTGGGTGACCATGGGGCAGGTATTGAGTCTGCCGATGGTATTGTTTGGGTTCTGGCTGATGTGGCGGGCCTACCGTAACAAAGCTTAG
- a CDS encoding outer membrane beta-barrel protein, with the protein MRMQFLAKIAIAGLAMAYPFASMANDWYAGISLGQAENKTRQAKITGSSFSGTIDNEDSAWKIFGGYRLWDEYVAVEVSYIDLGTTKATGTSSGSAYTGTHELETFTLGLTGRIPITDPLGVIIHLGFSRNESKLTTTTGSTGTFAGATDTEFFAGLGLQYEFSDTIGARIELEQFVVDAYKVNFLSAGIIYRF; encoded by the coding sequence ATGCGTATGCAATTTCTTGCGAAGATCGCGATCGCCGGTTTGGCAATGGCGTATCCGTTCGCATCCATGGCCAACGACTGGTATGCGGGAATCAGCTTGGGCCAGGCTGAAAACAAAACTAGGCAAGCGAAAATTACCGGCTCAAGCTTTTCCGGCACGATTGACAATGAAGATTCAGCCTGGAAGATTTTTGGAGGCTATCGTCTGTGGGATGAGTATGTCGCGGTTGAGGTGTCTTATATTGATCTCGGCACCACGAAGGCAACAGGTACTTCCAGCGGTTCAGCGTACACAGGTACTCATGAGCTCGAGACATTTACCCTGGGGCTCACTGGAAGGATCCCGATTACCGACCCGCTCGGCGTCATTATCCATTTGGGATTTTCCCGGAATGAATCGAAGCTCACAACCACGACGGGCAGTACCGGCACATTCGCCGGCGCGACCGATACTGAGTTTTTTGCTGGCCTCGGTTTGCAGTATGAATTTTCCGATACTATCGGGGCACGTATCGAACTAGAGCAATTTGTGGTGGACGCTTACAAAGTGAACTTTCTTAGCGCGGGAATCATCTACCGGTTCTGA
- a CDS encoding NAD-dependent succinate-semialdehyde dehydrogenase encodes METINPTTGERLKSFDTWSEQRVEAALASAATANPGWQATSFAERARLFHSVAAELRNNSAHYAGIITLEMGKVVREARAEVEKCAWGCEFYAEHAEAFLRQEIIQTDASSSYVSYPPLGTVLAIMPWNFPFWQVFRFAAPSLMAGNTALLKHASNVPQCALAIEEIFHKAGCPKGVFQTLMISAAQAEKIIADPRIHAVTLTGSEAAGRKVASAAGAALKKTVLELGGSDAFIVLADADLEQAADVGIASRFLNCGQSCIAAKRFILVESIAETFIEKLKHKTHSLRMDDPVREDTQIGPMARADLRDQLHKQVTDSVTAGATFALHGGPAAGPGFFYEPTIIDHVRPGMRAYEEELFGPVAVVIRAKNEEDAVRIANDSRYGLGASVFTRDVKKGERLARHIQSGSSFVNGMVKSDPRLPFGGVKASGYGRELSVHGMREFVNVKTVWIR; translated from the coding sequence ATGGAAACGATCAATCCCACCACCGGCGAACGGTTGAAAAGCTTCGACACATGGAGCGAGCAGCGGGTGGAAGCTGCCCTCGCCAGTGCGGCGACGGCCAACCCGGGCTGGCAGGCAACGTCGTTCGCTGAGCGCGCGCGGCTGTTCCATAGCGTCGCCGCTGAACTGCGAAATAACAGCGCACACTATGCCGGAATCATCACCCTCGAAATGGGCAAGGTCGTCAGAGAGGCACGCGCCGAGGTCGAGAAATGCGCGTGGGGCTGCGAGTTCTACGCCGAGCATGCCGAGGCCTTTCTCCGACAGGAAATTATCCAGACCGATGCAAGCTCAAGCTACGTCAGCTATCCGCCGCTCGGCACTGTGCTCGCCATCATGCCGTGGAATTTCCCCTTCTGGCAGGTGTTTCGCTTTGCCGCACCGAGCCTGATGGCGGGCAATACAGCACTGCTGAAGCACGCCTCGAATGTTCCGCAGTGTGCGCTTGCCATCGAGGAGATTTTTCACAAGGCCGGATGTCCCAAAGGAGTTTTCCAGACGCTCATGATATCCGCCGCGCAGGCGGAAAAAATCATCGCCGACCCGCGCATTCATGCCGTGACGCTGACCGGCAGCGAGGCGGCTGGCAGGAAAGTCGCCAGCGCCGCCGGCGCCGCGCTCAAGAAAACCGTGCTGGAACTCGGTGGCTCGGATGCCTTCATCGTGCTCGCCGATGCCGATCTGGAACAGGCAGCGGATGTCGGTATCGCGTCACGTTTTCTCAACTGCGGTCAGAGCTGTATCGCCGCCAAACGATTTATTCTGGTAGAGTCGATCGCCGAGACCTTCATTGAAAAACTTAAGCACAAAACCCACAGCTTGCGCATGGACGACCCGGTCCGCGAAGACACCCAGATTGGCCCCATGGCACGCGCCGATCTGCGCGATCAGCTGCACAAACAGGTGACCGATTCGGTTACGGCGGGCGCCACGTTCGCGCTTCACGGCGGGCCGGCGGCAGGACCGGGATTTTTCTATGAACCGACGATCATTGACCACGTCCGGCCCGGGATGCGCGCCTACGAGGAAGAACTATTCGGCCCGGTGGCCGTTGTCATTCGCGCCAAGAACGAAGAAGACGCCGTACGCATCGCCAACGACAGCCGTTACGGATTGGGAGCGAGCGTATTCACGCGCGATGTAAAAAAAGGCGAGCGGCTGGCGCGGCACATTCAGTCCGGGTCAAGCTTCGTCAATGGCATGGTCAAGAGCGACCCGCGCCTGCCCTTCGGAGGAGTAAAGGCCTCCGGCTACGGGCGCGAACTATCCGTGCACGGGATGCGCGAATTTGTAAACGTGAAAACTGTCTGGATCAGATAA
- a CDS encoding transglycosylase SLT domain-containing protein: protein MQKYFLFFLVMFGLSGAIHPSFAQEITEEEENRRRDYLTALEVLKAGQTIRFKTLYSRLDGYILRGYLEYESLKNRVSSTPAADIRHFLADNSQAPISDTIRKKWLRVLAGRGDWPTFLMEYQDIEDEPELQCMRLSHLLKSSEQQATLMAEAEQLWLTGKQLPRACDPVFSAWKKAGHMTSEKIWARIRLAMEARNLRLAGEIASHLDPSERVWARRWQDMHRDPVRELHNISYPVETPVARMVVKHGIVRLAYRDPEEAMIQWYLLKGKYQFFGEDDNYVMRHIGILAAQDQLPQALVWLSEVSADPADESLHLWRVKAALRAGQWETAKRFIAGLSEEQQSDSRWRYWSARILEATGSKSEARSLYKGLARDRSYYGFLAADRVDADYSMQHVSTEASPEEISAMLARPGIQMAQELYQMGQVIDARRQWIWTMRRMNNRELAVAAVIARQWGWHDRAILTVAKSDHQDDLELRFPILYRDAIEANASEAGIDPSWVYGVVRQESAFVVDARSSAGALGLMQLMPATGRLTGRKIKMPIHNNRAILNVENNLRLGASYLKEVLGRNNGNQVLATASYNAGPNRVNSWVPEHNMEADIWVELIPYSETRDYVKNVMSYTTVYDHRLGSRPVRLRQRMMDIEPRDK from the coding sequence ATGCAGAAATACTTCCTCTTTTTTCTGGTTATGTTCGGCCTGTCCGGTGCGATTCATCCCTCTTTTGCTCAGGAAATAACCGAGGAAGAGGAAAACCGCCGCCGCGATTATCTCACCGCGCTGGAGGTTTTGAAGGCCGGACAAACCATCCGTTTCAAGACACTCTACAGCCGACTGGATGGCTACATTCTGCGCGGTTATCTCGAATACGAATCCCTGAAAAACCGCGTGTCATCCACGCCTGCCGCGGACATACGGCATTTCCTCGCGGATAACAGCCAGGCGCCGATCAGCGACACCATTCGCAAGAAATGGCTGCGTGTACTGGCCGGCCGCGGCGATTGGCCCACCTTTCTCATGGAGTACCAGGACATCGAGGACGAGCCGGAATTACAGTGCATGCGACTGTCGCATCTGCTCAAGTCCAGCGAGCAGCAGGCGACACTCATGGCCGAGGCCGAGCAACTCTGGCTCACGGGCAAGCAGTTGCCGCGGGCCTGCGACCCGGTGTTCAGCGCCTGGAAAAAGGCCGGCCACATGACCTCCGAGAAAATCTGGGCGCGTATTCGCCTGGCGATGGAAGCGCGTAATCTGCGACTCGCCGGCGAGATCGCCAGCCATCTCGATCCATCCGAGAGGGTGTGGGCCCGGCGCTGGCAGGACATGCATCGCGATCCGGTGCGTGAGTTGCACAATATTTCCTATCCGGTCGAGACGCCGGTGGCGCGCATGGTGGTCAAGCATGGCATCGTGCGCCTCGCCTACCGCGACCCCGAGGAAGCGATGATCCAGTGGTACTTGCTGAAGGGCAAGTACCAGTTTTTCGGCGAGGACGATAATTATGTCATGCGTCATATCGGCATCCTGGCGGCGCAGGACCAGCTGCCCCAGGCGCTGGTGTGGTTGTCGGAGGTTTCCGCCGATCCCGCGGACGAATCGCTCCACCTGTGGCGGGTGAAAGCGGCACTGCGTGCCGGCCAGTGGGAGACGGCGAAGCGCTTCATCGCGGGGCTGAGCGAGGAGCAGCAGAGCGATAGCCGCTGGCGCTACTGGAGCGCGCGTATCCTTGAGGCCACGGGCAGCAAAAGCGAGGCGCGCAGCCTGTATAAAGGGCTGGCGCGCGACCGCAGTTATTACGGTTTCCTTGCCGCGGATCGCGTTGATGCGGATTACTCGATGCAACACGTCAGCACCGAGGCCAGCCCGGAGGAAATCAGCGCCATGCTGGCGCGTCCGGGCATCCAGATGGCGCAGGAGTTGTATCAGATGGGACAGGTTATCGATGCACGTCGTCAATGGATCTGGACCATGCGACGCATGAACAACCGCGAACTCGCGGTGGCGGCGGTGATTGCGCGCCAGTGGGGGTGGCACGACCGCGCCATCCTCACGGTGGCGAAGAGCGATCATCAGGACGATCTCGAGCTGCGCTTCCCCATTTTGTACCGGGACGCCATCGAGGCCAACGCCTCCGAGGCCGGCATCGATCCCAGCTGGGTCTATGGCGTGGTGCGCCAGGAATCCGCCTTCGTGGTCGATGCCCGTTCCTCCGCCGGGGCGCTCGGCCTGATGCAACTGATGCCGGCCACCGGCCGGCTTACGGGGCGCAAGATCAAAATGCCCATCCACAACAACCGCGCGATCCTGAACGTCGAGAACAATCTGCGCCTCGGCGCGAGCTACCTCAAGGAAGTGCTGGGTCGCAATAATGGCAACCAGGTGCTGGCCACGGCCTCCTACAATGCCGGCCCGAACCGCGTCAACAGTTGGGTGCCGGAGCACAACATGGAGGCTGATATCTGGGTCGAGTTGATTCCGTACAGCGAGACACGCGACTACGTGAAAAACGTCATGTCCTACACTACCGTGTACGACCATCGTCTGGGCAGTCGCCCGGTGCGCCTGCGCCAGCGCATGATGGATATCGAGCCGCGGGATAAATAA
- a CDS encoding sensor domain-containing diguanylate cyclase yields the protein MKKESQIFLLESQLRDREFEIAMLRETAEAISGELSLDNVFQVVADHARKLILAETVLIPVLDEKLAQYTYRAGCGKNADEIVGQSLPLDTGVCGWVWRNKRPWWHGVLKELSEEERNRWEKEAGTIILVPLIGKRHFLGGIAGINKIGSKDFTQRDLDLLTLFAHQVSYTIENAELFDQLTKSKLQSDEYQRELQALNTELERRVAQRTTALADAVKELEHLAMHDMLTDLPNRSLVEDRLQQGIHIAKREKKVISLMMIDLNRFKEVNDKHGHDAGDSLLKQVAMRLRRILRQSDTAGRLGGDEFAIVLPSTDAAGAMKVAEKLLKVMESPFKVGENSLSIACSVGIAMYPQHGGDVAGLCRNADVAMYAAKRSGRGYAIYRPGDEKNMM from the coding sequence TTGAAAAAGGAAAGTCAAATATTTCTGCTGGAAAGCCAGCTACGCGATCGCGAATTCGAGATCGCCATGCTGCGAGAAACCGCCGAGGCCATCAGCGGCGAGCTCAGTCTTGATAATGTGTTTCAAGTGGTCGCCGACCATGCGCGCAAGCTCATCCTCGCCGAGACCGTGCTGATCCCGGTGCTGGACGAGAAACTCGCCCAATACACCTACCGCGCCGGCTGTGGAAAAAACGCCGATGAGATTGTGGGCCAGTCTCTGCCGCTGGACACAGGCGTCTGCGGCTGGGTGTGGCGCAATAAGCGTCCCTGGTGGCACGGCGTACTCAAAGAGCTGAGCGAGGAAGAACGAAACCGGTGGGAGAAAGAGGCGGGCACTATCATTCTTGTGCCGCTCATCGGCAAGCGCCATTTTCTCGGCGGCATCGCCGGCATCAACAAGATCGGCAGCAAGGACTTCACCCAGCGCGACCTCGACCTGCTCACGCTCTTTGCCCACCAGGTCAGTTACACGATCGAGAATGCCGAGCTGTTCGATCAACTGACCAAATCCAAGTTGCAGTCCGACGAATACCAGCGCGAACTGCAGGCCCTCAATACCGAACTGGAGCGGCGCGTCGCCCAGCGTACCACCGCTCTGGCTGACGCCGTGAAGGAGCTCGAGCACTTGGCGATGCACGACATGCTGACGGACCTGCCGAACCGTTCGCTGGTTGAGGACCGCTTGCAACAGGGAATCCATATCGCCAAGCGCGAGAAGAAAGTCATCTCGCTCATGATGATCGACCTCAATCGGTTCAAGGAGGTCAACGACAAGCACGGGCACGACGCGGGGGACAGCCTGTTGAAGCAGGTCGCCATGCGACTGCGGCGCATATTGCGGCAGTCGGACACCGCCGGCCGGCTGGGCGGCGACGAATTCGCTATCGTGCTGCCCTCGACGGACGCGGCCGGCGCCATGAAGGTGGCTGAAAAGTTGCTGAAGGTCATGGAATCGCCTTTCAAGGTCGGCGAAAACTCGCTCAGCATTGCTTGCAGCGTCGGTATCGCCATGTATCCGCAGCACGGGGGGGACGTCGCCGGTCTGTGCCGTAACGCCGACGTGGCCATGTACGCGGCCAAACGCAGCGGACGCGGATATGCCATCTATCGCCCGGGCGATGAAAAAAACATGATGTAA
- a CDS encoding complex I NDUFA9 subunit family protein, translating to MATEAAQNDPMTLRKICLLGGTGFVGRRLVARLSKAGHDVVILTRHRERHRDFLVLPTVRLVQGDVHDTGFLQQQLEGRDTVINLVGILNEKGRSGKGFARAHAELPEKIVMTCRETGVQRLLHMSALHATRMAPSHYLRTKALGEEAVLRAESPDFHVTSFRPSVVFGPGDGFLNRFAGLLRLMPGAFPLACPHARFQPVYVEDVVQAFVKSLDNHKTFGQRYDLCGPQVYTLREIVEYVARLINKRVCVVGLPDGLSFLQAAMLEYVPGKPFSLDNYRSLQIDSVCEKGFPEVFGITPASLEEIAPGYLRH from the coding sequence TTGGCCACCGAGGCAGCGCAGAATGACCCGATGACCCTGCGCAAGATCTGTCTTCTCGGTGGCACCGGTTTTGTCGGTAGGCGTCTCGTCGCGCGCTTGTCCAAGGCCGGACATGACGTCGTCATCCTGACGCGCCACCGGGAGCGGCACCGCGATTTTCTGGTGTTACCCACAGTACGGTTGGTGCAAGGCGACGTGCATGACACGGGTTTTCTGCAACAACAACTCGAAGGCCGTGATACCGTCATCAATCTGGTCGGCATCCTGAACGAGAAGGGACGTTCGGGAAAAGGCTTCGCGCGGGCGCATGCCGAATTGCCGGAAAAAATAGTAATGACGTGCCGCGAAACAGGGGTACAGCGCCTGCTGCACATGAGCGCGCTGCACGCCACGCGTATGGCGCCGAGCCACTACCTGCGCACCAAGGCGCTCGGGGAAGAGGCGGTACTCCGCGCCGAAAGCCCGGATTTTCACGTCACCAGCTTTCGCCCCTCAGTCGTCTTTGGCCCCGGCGACGGTTTTCTGAACCGCTTCGCCGGTCTGCTGCGCCTGATGCCGGGCGCGTTCCCGCTCGCCTGCCCCCATGCGCGCTTCCAGCCGGTGTATGTCGAGGACGTGGTGCAGGCCTTTGTAAAATCGCTCGACAACCACAAAACCTTCGGGCAGCGCTATGACCTGTGCGGCCCGCAGGTCTATACCCTGCGCGAGATCGTGGAATACGTGGCAAGACTGATTAACAAGCGTGTATGCGTTGTAGGTCTTCCCGATGGCCTGTCTTTCCTGCAGGCCGCGATGCTGGAATATGTTCCGGGCAAGCCGTTCTCGCTCGACAACTACCGCTCGCTGCAAATCGACAGTGTGTGTGAAAAAGGTTTCCCCGAGGTTTTTGGAATTACCCCGGCAAGCCTGGAGGAAATCGCGCCTGGTTATTTGCGCCATTAA
- a CDS encoding aminopeptidase — protein MNYYLRPTTLLLLAFVTGCANPGYYLHAISGQIEILNKRRPVEEVLNDPVTTPQTRQQLKLVQCLRDFASSELGLPDNRSYRTYADLERPFVVWNVFATPELSLEPKQWCFVFAGCVSYRGYFARDKAERFAANMKQEGHDIYVGGVPAYSTLGWFNDPLLNTFIHRSEADLAGLLFHELAHQVLYVSGDTAFNESFATVVELEGVKRWFERHGTSQQAQAYRQKIQRRDQFTALVLQHKTRLTETYITNLSATEKRAAKTRVFGELRNDYAILKASWGGYTDYDKWFSQDLNNAHLAAIGMYSKYVTAFQKLLAQQQGDLTTFYRAVEEIAKLPKAERATVLRKSLNGANNQARFPPGLPG, from the coding sequence ATGAATTATTACCTCCGGCCAACCACTCTATTACTGCTCGCCTTTGTCACCGGCTGCGCCAATCCGGGCTATTACTTGCATGCGATATCAGGGCAGATAGAAATCCTCAACAAGCGCCGGCCGGTCGAAGAAGTACTGAATGACCCGGTCACTACTCCGCAGACCCGACAGCAGCTTAAGCTGGTCCAGTGCCTGCGTGACTTTGCCAGCAGCGAGCTGGGGCTACCGGACAATCGCAGTTATCGAACTTACGCCGATCTGGAACGGCCTTTTGTGGTTTGGAACGTTTTCGCCACGCCAGAGTTGTCACTGGAGCCGAAACAATGGTGTTTCGTGTTCGCCGGCTGTGTGTCTTACCGTGGCTACTTTGCGCGCGACAAGGCAGAAAGATTCGCCGCCAACATGAAACAGGAAGGACATGACATCTATGTCGGTGGCGTGCCAGCCTATTCCACGCTCGGCTGGTTCAACGACCCGCTGCTCAATACCTTCATCCACCGCTCCGAGGCCGATCTCGCCGGGTTGCTGTTCCATGAGCTGGCGCATCAGGTGCTATACGTCAGCGGCGACACTGCCTTTAACGAATCCTTCGCGACCGTGGTGGAACTGGAAGGCGTGAAACGCTGGTTCGAGCGCCACGGTACGTCGCAACAGGCACAAGCCTATCGGCAGAAGATTCAGCGGCGCGATCAATTCACCGCGCTGGTACTGCAACACAAAACCCGTCTCACAGAAACCTATATTACAAATTTAAGCGCTACAGAAAAACGAGCGGCGAAGACCCGGGTATTCGGAGAACTGCGAAATGATTACGCGATACTGAAAGCAAGCTGGGGCGGTTATACCGACTACGACAAATGGTTTTCTCAGGACCTGAACAATGCCCATCTCGCGGCGATCGGAATGTACAGTAAATATGTCACGGCGTTTCAGAAACTGCTGGCACAACAGCAAGGCGATCTAACAACATTCTATCGTGCAGTGGAAGAAATCGCGAAACTCCCAAAAGCCGAGCGCGCGACGGTACTCCGGAAAAGCCTTAATGGCGCAAATAACCAGGCGCGATTTCCTCCAGGCTTGCCGGGGTAA